The proteins below come from a single Mercenaria mercenaria strain notata chromosome 3, MADL_Memer_1, whole genome shotgun sequence genomic window:
- the LOC123523417 gene encoding fucolectin-like isoform X1, with amino-acid sequence MNVSTVLLVIIGVIATTYAEVVNVARGKTARMSSTYGCVYGRFRASKGVDGNTNSSMKNSSCFHTNFNPTNWWYVDLGQTYTTVQRIEVYSRRDCCVDRNKMIAVKIGTSLSNMRQVKYWADPLQEYEYVLLEQNEEVRYVKLVHTANTAFHLCEVKVNAGKYW; translated from the exons ATGAATGTATCCACAGTTCTACTTGTCATTATTGGTGTGATCGCAACAACATATGCAG AGGTTGTAAATGTTGCTAGAGGCAAGACAGCGCGTATGTCTAGTACATACGGATGCGTTTATGGCAGGTTTAGGGCTTCAAAAGGTGTAGACGGAAATACTAATTCCAGCATGAAAAACAGCTCATGCTTCCATACTAACTTTAACCCGACTAACTGGTGGTACGTCGACTTGGGCCAAACCTACACAACGGTTCAGCGAATAGAAGTGTATAGCAGACGAGATTGTTGTG TTGACCGAAATAAAATGATTGCAGTGAAGATCGGTACTTCTTTGAGTAACATGCGACAAGTGAAGTACTGGGCTGACCCGCTCCAGGAGTACGAGTATGTCCTTCTCGAACAGAATGAAGAAGTGCGATATGTTAAACTTGTACACACTGCAAACACTGCTTTTCACCTTTGTGAAGTTAAGGTTAATGCAGGTAAGTATTGGTGA
- the LOC123523417 gene encoding fucolectin-1-like isoform X2 — MNVSTVLLVIIGVIATTYAEVVNVARGKTARMSSTYGCVYGRFRASKGVDGNTNSSMKNSSCFHTNFNPTNWWYVDLGQTYTTVQRIEVYSRRDCCVDRNKMIAVKIGTSLSNMRQVKYWADPLQEYEYVLLEQNEEVRYVKLVHTANTAFHLCEVKVNAEL, encoded by the exons ATGAATGTATCCACAGTTCTACTTGTCATTATTGGTGTGATCGCAACAACATATGCAG AGGTTGTAAATGTTGCTAGAGGCAAGACAGCGCGTATGTCTAGTACATACGGATGCGTTTATGGCAGGTTTAGGGCTTCAAAAGGTGTAGACGGAAATACTAATTCCAGCATGAAAAACAGCTCATGCTTCCATACTAACTTTAACCCGACTAACTGGTGGTACGTCGACTTGGGCCAAACCTACACAACGGTTCAGCGAATAGAAGTGTATAGCAGACGAGATTGTTGTG TTGACCGAAATAAAATGATTGCAGTGAAGATCGGTACTTCTTTGAGTAACATGCGACAAGTGAAGTACTGGGCTGACCCGCTCCAGGAGTACGAGTATGTCCTTCTCGAACAGAATGAAGAAGTGCGATATGTTAAACTTGTACACACTGCAAACACTGCTTTTCACCTTTGTGAAGTTAAGGTTAATGCAG agttatga
- the LOC123524321 gene encoding uncharacterized protein LOC123524321, whose translation MFKSNLGDDIVRIYICGPHSTGKTTLLNDLRPHIGNIKIVEEVARGIIKNHGWTRDDFLPEKHPDVFQQLNEEILAAQIETDKKYTRLGQDFICDRALDPMIYCGFYIGEQAKEAMYRLDGMEQWLESLRKSLVVLVSPHPECIHDDSVRLSSSIEELREFYAKFEKELQHNHIRYVKLTQLDRQERVHTVLKELTTFKRRKSLKPAEDESNAVE comes from the exons ATGTTTAAGAGCAATTTGGGGGACGATATTGTGCGGATATATATTTGTGGACCCCACAGCACGGGTAAAACGACCCTTTTAAATGACCTTCGACCTCATATAGGTAACATTAAAATCGTCGAAGAGGTCGCACGAGGGATTATAAAGAATCACGGTTGGACACGTGACGACTTTTTACCAGAAAAACACCCGGATGTATTCCAACAATTAAATGAGGAAATTTTGGCGGCGCAGATTGAAACAGATAAAAAGTACACACGTTTGGGACAAG ACTTTATATGTGATAGAGCACTGGATCCAATGATTTATTGTGGGTTCTATATTGGGGAGCAAGCGAAGGAAGCAATGTATAGATTGGATGGCATGGAACAATGGCTCGAGAG TTTGCGGAAATCTCTTGTTGTACTAGTTTCACCCCATCCTGAATGTATCCATGACGACTCGGTGCGGCTTTCGTCTTCTATAGAAGAGCTGCGCGAGTTCTATGCCAAGTTTGAGAAAGAACTTCAACACAATCATATAAGATACGTGAAGCTTACACAGCTCGACAGACAAGAAAGAGTCCACACCGTTCTGAAAGAACTAACTACATTTAAACGAAGAAAATCTTTGAAACCTGCAGAAGATGAAAGTAATGCAGTAGAATAA
- the LOC123524320 gene encoding uncharacterized protein LOC123524320, protein MYKSNLGDDILRIYICGPHSTGKTTLLKDLRPHIGNIKIVEEVARGIIKNHGWTRDDFLPEKHPDVFQQLNEEVLAAQIETDKKYTRLGQDFICDRALDPMIYCGFYIGEQAKEAMYRLDGMERWLESLRKSLVVLVSPHPECIHDDSVRLSSSIEELREFYAKFEKELQHNHIRHVKLTQLDRQERVHTVLKELTTFKRRKSLKPAEDGSNAVE, encoded by the exons ATGTATAAGAGCAATTTGGGGGACGATATTTTGCGGATATATATTTGCGGGCCCCACAGCACGGGCAAGACGACACTTTTAAAAGACCTTCGACCTCATATAGGTAACATTAAAATCGTCGAAGAGGTCGCACGAGGGATTATAAAGAATCACGGTTGGACACGTGACGACTTTTTACCAGAAAAACACCCGGATGTATTCCAGCAATTAAATGAGGAAGTTTTGGCGGCGCAGATTGAAACAGATAAAAAGTACACACGTTTGGGACAAG attttatatgtGATAGAGCACTGGATCCAATGATTTATTGTGGGTTCTATATTGGGGAGCAAGCAAAAGAAGCAATGTATAGGCTGGATGGCATGGAACGATGGCTCGAGAG ctTGCGGAAATCTCTTGTGGTACTAGTTTCACCCCATCCTGAATGTATCCATGACGACTCGGTGCGGCTTTCGTCTTCTATAGAAGAACTGCGCGAGTTCTATGCCAAGTTTGAGAAAGAACTTCAACACAATCATATAAGACACGTTAAGCTTACACAGCTCGACAGACAAGAAAGAGTCCACACCGTTCTGAAAGAACTAACTACATTTAAACGAAGAAAATCATTGAAACCTGCAGAAGATGGAAGTAATGCAGTAGAATAA